The genomic segment GTATCGATCACCGGCGCCGATTCGCCCGATGAAGGAAAAGCGTAGCCGCTCTGGAGCCGTTTCATGAAACGCATGCTGTTTAACGCGACGCAGCAAGAAGAATTGCGCGTCGCCATCGTCGATGGGCAGAAGCTCATCGACATCGACATCGAAACCGCCGGGCGCGAACAGCGCAAAGGCAATATCTACAAGGGAGTCGTCACCCGCATCGAGCCGTCGCTCGAAGCCTGCTTCGTCAACTACGGCGAAGACCGCCACGGCTTTCTGCCGTTCAAGGAAGTCGCCCGCCAGTATTTCCGCGATGGCATCGAGATGCGCTCCGCGCGCATCCAGGATGCGCTGCGCGAAGGCCAGGAACTGATCGTCCAGGTCGAGAAGGAAGAGCGCGGCAACAAGGGCGCGGCGCTGACCACGTTCATTTCGCTGGCTGGCCGTTACCTCGTGCTGATGCCGAACAACCCGCGCGGCGGCGGCGTGTCGCGCCGGATCGAGGGCGACGAGCGGCAGGAACTGCGCGAAACCATGGCGCAGCTCGAACTGCCGGAAGGCATGAGCATCATCGCGCGCACGGCCGGGATCGGCCGTTCGGCGGAAGAGCTCCAGTGGGACCTGAACTACCTGATGCAACTCTGGCGCGCGATCGAAGCCGCGTCGCAGAGCGGCGTCGGCGGCCAGCCGATGCTGATTTATCTCGAATCGAGCCTCGTCATCCGCGCGATTCGCGACTACTTCCAGCCGGATATCGGCGAAATCCTCATCGACACGACCGAAATCCATGATCAGGCGCGCGCCTTCATGGATATCGTGATGCCCGACAACCTGCAAAAGGTGAAGCGCTATCACGACGACGTGCCGCTCTTTTCGCGCTTCCAGATCGAGCACCAGATCGAAACCGCGTACTCGCGCACGGTGCCGCTGCCGTCGGGCGGCGCGATCGTCATCGATCACACCGAGGCGCTCGTCGCCATCGACGTGAACTCGGCGCGCGCGACCAAGGGCGCGGATATCGAGGAAACCGCGACGCGCACCAACCTCGAAGCCGCCGACGAAGTCGCGCGTCAGCTTCGTCTGCGCGATCTGGGCGGTCTGATCGTGATCGACTTCATCGACATGGAGTCGGCCAAGAGCCAGCGCGAAGTCGAGCAGCGCCTGAAAGATGCGCTCAAGCACGACCGCGCGCGCGTGCAAATGGGCAAGATTTCGCGTTTCGGCCTGATGGAGCTGTCGCGTCAGCGTCTGCGTCCGGCGCTGTCGGAAGGCAGCCACGTGACGTGCCCGCGCTGCAACGGCACGGGCCATATCCGCGACACCGAATCGTCCGCGCTGCAAGTGCTGCGGATCATTCAGGAAGAAGCGATGAAGGAAAACACCGCGGCGATCCACTGCCAGGTGCCGGTCGAAGTGACCGCCTTCCTGCTGAACGAGAAGCGCTCGGAAATCAACAAGATCGAGTCGCGCTTCAAGGTCAACGTCGTTCTGATCCCGAACAAGCATCTCGAAACGCCGCACTACAAGCTCGAGCGTCTGCGTCACGACGATGCGCGTCTCGACGAGCCGCGCGCGTCGTGGAAGATGGCAGTCGAAGCGGCGAGCGAGCTCGAGTCCGAAACGGGTTACAGCAAGCGCACCGAGGAAGTGAAGCCGAAGCAGGAAGCGGCGGTGAAGGGCATCACGCCCGAGAAGCCGGCGCCGAGCGCACCGGTCAAGCCCGCGCCCGTCGAGGCCGCGCCCGCTCCGGCGCCCGTGCCGGCGAGCGGCGGTTTCATCGCGTGGATCAAGAATCTGTTCGGCATTCAACCGCCGCAACCCGCTCCGGCCCCCGTCGAAGCGCAACCGGCGACGCGTGCGCCGCGTGAACGCGGCGAGCGCACCGGCGGCGGCGATCGCAACCGTAACCGTCGCAGTGGTGGCGCCGGTCGTGACGGCGCCGCAGCAGGCGCCGCAACCGGTGGCAACGGCGCGGGCCGTCAGGGCGCGCGCCGCGAGGATCGCGAAGCGCGTGGCGGTCGTGAAGGACGCGAACTGCGCGAAGTGCGTGAGCCGCGCGAGGGTCGTGAGCCGCGCGAGGCACGCGAACCCCGCGAGCCGCGTGAGACACGGGAACCTCGTGAAGCGCGTGATCGCAACGCGGAACGCGCCCCGCGTCCGGAAACCGCCGAGCGTCAGGAACGCCGTGAGCGTCCCGAGCGCGCGGAACGCGGTGAACGCACTGAGCGCACTGAGCGCGGTGAACGCGCGGAACGTGGCGAGCGCCGCAAGCCGCAGCCGGAAGCCGCTGTCGAGGCGCTGACGCAAGGCGAAACGGTGGCATCGGAGATCGTCGAAACGGCGCAAGCCAACGCCAATGCGCAGCAGGCCGGCTTCGATTCAGCCGCCGATCAGGCAGCCGCCGAGGCGCGCGATGGCGAAGAGCGTCGCCGCCGCCGCCGTGGCCGTCGTGGCGGTCGTCGCGAGCGCGACGAAGACGGCATGACCGTGAATCACGCAGCCGACGTCGCGGAAGCGGAAGGCGCGGCGGAAAGCGTCTCCGCGCAAGCCGGCGTGTTCGACGCCGAAGCGGCGCAGGAAGCGTCCGCACGGCGCGAAACCCGCCCTGCCGCACCGCAGCCTGTCGAACACCCTGTTGTCGAGCAGCCTGTTGCCGAGCCGGTCAGTCAGCAGATTGCCCGGCCAGCCGAAGCCGCGCCGCAAGAGCAGGCGCCTGTCGCTGCCGAAGCAGCGCCGGTCGCCAAGGCTGCCGACGCCGAGCCGTTCGAGCTGAAGGCGCAAACGCCCGAGCCGACGACGTTCGATCTCTTCGCCAAGCCCGCTGGGGCGCCGGCGGTCGAGAATCCGTTCGGCCCGGAACCGAAGGTTGCCGACACGGCATCGGCCGACCCGTTCGCGCCTGCCGCGCCTGCCGCGACGGAAGCGCCGAAGCCCGCCGCCGTCGAAGCACCGAAGCCCGTTGAGCCGGCTCCGGTCGCGGCGAGCGAACCCGCCGCCGAGGTCGCCGAACCGGTGAAGGCCGCCGCAACCGCGCCGACGCCCGAGGCAACGATCGTCGAACCGGTGAAGCCGGTCGTCGAGCGCACGGAAAGCGAAGCGGAAACGCGTGTCGCCGTGCAAGAGCCGGTCGCCGTCGTCGCGGAACCGGTGAAGGCCGCCGCGCCGTCCGCGCCCGCGACGTCGACGCCGATCGCCGCCGAAGCCCTTCAGCCGATGCTGGAGCGCGCGGGCCTCGTCTGGGTCAACACCGACGAAGGCAAGCTGCGCGAGGCGAACGCCGCTGCGGCGCGCGAACCGGCGACGGTGCGCGCACCGCGCGAGCGCAAGCCGCTCCCGCCGGCCGACGCCACGCCGATGCAGCAAGTGGAAACGGGCAAGCACATCCACTAAATACGCTTGGTTGAAGTGACGAACGCCATCGACTCACGTCGATGGCGTTTTTTTTCGCCGATATCGAACGAAACAACTGAGGGAAAACCGCGACTCCGTGCCGTGCGTCTCCCTGCCCCGGTTCCGCTAAAATGGGACCTCGCAATCATCATTCGAACAAGGCCACAGAGGCCAAACCGATCCCCGAGTCATCATGTCCCGACGCATCATTCCCCTCGCCGACGTCAGCGCGATTCCGGATTTCTCCGGCGCAACGGCGTCGCCGTCGGGACATCTCATGGACACGCTCGCGCGTCCGCTGCGCGACCTGCGCATCTCGGTGACGGATCGCTGTAACTTCCGCTGCGTCTACTGCATGCCGCGCGAAGTGTTTGACAAGGACTACCAGTTTCTCCCCCACGCCGCCCTGCTCTCGTTCGAGGAAATCGAACGG from the Caballeronia sp. NK8 genome contains:
- a CDS encoding Rne/Rng family ribonuclease translates to MKRMLFNATQQEELRVAIVDGQKLIDIDIETAGREQRKGNIYKGVVTRIEPSLEACFVNYGEDRHGFLPFKEVARQYFRDGIEMRSARIQDALREGQELIVQVEKEERGNKGAALTTFISLAGRYLVLMPNNPRGGGVSRRIEGDERQELRETMAQLELPEGMSIIARTAGIGRSAEELQWDLNYLMQLWRAIEAASQSGVGGQPMLIYLESSLVIRAIRDYFQPDIGEILIDTTEIHDQARAFMDIVMPDNLQKVKRYHDDVPLFSRFQIEHQIETAYSRTVPLPSGGAIVIDHTEALVAIDVNSARATKGADIEETATRTNLEAADEVARQLRLRDLGGLIVIDFIDMESAKSQREVEQRLKDALKHDRARVQMGKISRFGLMELSRQRLRPALSEGSHVTCPRCNGTGHIRDTESSALQVLRIIQEEAMKENTAAIHCQVPVEVTAFLLNEKRSEINKIESRFKVNVVLIPNKHLETPHYKLERLRHDDARLDEPRASWKMAVEAASELESETGYSKRTEEVKPKQEAAVKGITPEKPAPSAPVKPAPVEAAPAPAPVPASGGFIAWIKNLFGIQPPQPAPAPVEAQPATRAPRERGERTGGGDRNRNRRSGGAGRDGAAAGAATGGNGAGRQGARREDREARGGREGRELREVREPREGREPREAREPREPRETREPREARDRNAERAPRPETAERQERRERPERAERGERTERTERGERAERGERRKPQPEAAVEALTQGETVASEIVETAQANANAQQAGFDSAADQAAAEARDGEERRRRRRGRRGGRRERDEDGMTVNHAADVAEAEGAAESVSAQAGVFDAEAAQEASARRETRPAAPQPVEHPVVEQPVAEPVSQQIARPAEAAPQEQAPVAAEAAPVAKAADAEPFELKAQTPEPTTFDLFAKPAGAPAVENPFGPEPKVADTASADPFAPAAPAATEAPKPAAVEAPKPVEPAPVAASEPAAEVAEPVKAAATAPTPEATIVEPVKPVVERTESEAETRVAVQEPVAVVAEPVKAAAPSAPATSTPIAAEALQPMLERAGLVWVNTDEGKLREANAAAAREPATVRAPRERKPLPPADATPMQQVETGKHIH